Part of the Pseudodesulfovibrio hydrargyri genome is shown below.
CCCGTACCGCCGCGCCGGCGGCCGGACTCTCCTCCCTGAAATCGGGAGTCCTCTCCCCGCGACCTGTCCCAAAACCGCGCTTCCATATTTTTCCATGCCGATATCGCGCATGAGAATCCCCTCGCAAACCCTATACCGTCCCTGGCCTTGCCCCCTGTCCTGAGAATGATTTTCAAAAAACCTACTCAGGCAGTTCCTATTCTATTTCGAAACGTTGTGTTGATTTTAAGAACAATTCCCACATCAAACTTTCTGCTTGACGGATACATGACATCTAACATACCGGGCAGGTAGGTATTAAAACCTCGTTGTTGAGTAGGTATTTTAACCCACTCAGCCGGGAGGAGTTTGAGACCGGATTTTCGCGCGGCGCGCAAAGCCGCGCATGGGGGGCCGGAGGTGCCCGGAAACGGGACCAGGGGAACGGGCCGACGAGGCCGGTTCATTGCCATCAACGCTTTTGAGAAAGGGATCGACACATGGCAAACGGTAAACGGATACTGCGATTGACTGCCATCGTGATCGCGCTGGCCGGCGTGCTCGGCTTCCAGTTGGAAGCCATGGGCATGTTCGACGCGGCGAGCGAGACCGCCGGGCGACCGGACGTGATCATGATCGACACCATCGCCAAGCTGGAGTCACTTGAACAACCCGCGGCCGTGTTTAGGCACGACCTGCACACCAAGGCCCTGAAAGACCAGGGCATGAGTTGCGAATCCTGCCACAAGAAGGATGCCGAGGGGAGCATGACCCTGGCCTTCGACCGGCTGGAGGACGGGGCCCGGGCGAACATGTCCGCGTCCGAACTCAAGGACATGTACCACAACGGCTGCATCTCCTGCCACGTCAAGAGCGAGGAGAAGGGCTTCAAGACCGGTCCCAAGGCCGGCGAATGCCGCAGCTGTCACCAGGAGCGGCCCGAGGCCGCCGACCGGGTCCCGGCGGGCATGGACAACATGCTCCACTTCGTCCACTGGGATTCCAAGGTCATCCCGGCCGACGCGGGCAAGGACACCAACTGTGGCGCCTGCCACAAGAAGGCGGGCGAAGAGGACAGCTGGCGGTACTCCGAAGCGGCCAAGACCGAGCCCCTCAAGGACGTCTTTCACAGCCAGTGCGTGACCTGCCATGAGAGTATGATCGAAAAGAAGGCCGACCGCTCCGGCCCGGTGCAGTGCGCCGGCTGCCACGGCGAGAAGGAAACCGCCGAGCGCGCGGTGGAGTTGGCCAAGAACCTCAAGGCCATGGGCGGCACCCTGCCGCGCCTGCCGCGCAAGCAGCCCGACGCCGCGCTGATGTTCCACGGCGAGCCCGGCGAGATCGGGACCATCGTGGCCTTTGACCACAAGTCCCACGAAGCGGTCACCGACAGCTGTCTGACCTGCCACGTGGACGGCGTGAACGCGCCGCTGAACAAGAGCTACGTGGCCATGCACGACGCCTCCGTCGACACCTCCTGCGTGGGCTGCCACATCAAGGAACAGGCCAAGCCCGAATGCGCGGGCTGCCACGCGGCCCGGTCCACGGTCAAGCAGCCCTCGGACGCCACCTGCGGCGTCTGCCACACCAAGGTCGGCGACGATCTCAAGCCCGCCCTGACCGCCGAGGCTCCCAAGGAGATGAAGCAGGCCATCGCCCAGCGGTTCGTCGACGCCCGCGCGGACAAGCGGCCCGAGGCCGTCGCCATCGACGACATCCCGGACGTGGTCACCATCGGAACCATCTCCGACAAGTACCAGCCGAGCAAGATGCCGCATCGCAAGATCGTGCTCAAGCTCATGGAAGGCATGAAGGACGACCCGCTGGCCACGGCCTTCCACTCCGCGCCCAAGGCCATCTGCTCCGGCTGCCACCACAACAGCCCGGCCTACGCCACGCCCAAGTGCAGCAGCTGCCACACCCAGACGGACGGCAACCGGCCGAGCCTCAAGGCCGCCTATCACGGGCAGTGCATGGATTGTCACAAGCAAATGAAGCTCGAAAAGCCCGCCTCCACCAATTGCGTCGCGTGCCACGAGAAGAAAACCAACTAGCCGAAGGAGCCTATGATGTTACGCAGAACCTTCCTCGGATTGTTGGGTGCCGCGGGCGCGAGCGCAGCGCTGGTCAAGCCGACCCAGGCCGGAAACAAGCACTTCGGCCCGCACCCCGACACCCACGGCGTGCTCTTTGACGCCACCCGCTGTATCGGCTGCCGCCAGTGCGAGCAGGCCTGCAACGAGGTCAACGAGCTGCCCGCACCCGATAAACCCCTCGACGATCTGACCGTGCTCGACACCGAGCGCCGGACCGACGAGAAGACCTATACCGTGGTCAACAAGTACCAGACCGCCCTGGGCCCGGTCTTCCGCAAGATGCAGTGCAACCACTGCCTGGAACCGGCCTGCGCCTCGGCCTGCTTCGTGCGGGCCTTCAAAAAGCAGCCCAACGGCGCCGTGACCTACGACGCCTCGGTCTGCGTGGGCTGCCGCTACTGCATGGTGGCCTGCCCGTTCTCGATCCCGGCCTACGAATACGACGAACCGCTGACCCCTCGGGTGCGCAAGTGCACCATGTGCTACCCCCGCCTGATGGAGGGCAAGCTCCCCGGCTGCGTGGAGCGGTGTCCCAAGGAGGCGCTGGTCTTCGGCAAGCGCGACGAGCTGATCCGGATCGCCCGCGAGCGCATCGCCCAGTACCCGGACAAGTACGTGGACCACGTCTACGGCGAGCACGAGATGGGCGGCACCAGCTGGATGTACCTGTCCGGCGTGCCCTTTACCGAGATCGGCATGCGCGAGGACCTGGGCACCGCATCGGCCCCCGAGCTGACCGCCGGTCCCCTGGCCGCCGTGCCCATGGTCGTCGGCCTGTGGCCCGTGCTGCTGGGCGGCATCTACGCCGTGAGCAAACGCAACGCCAAGGTCGCCAACGACGAGCGCGTCAAGGCGGTCAAGGACGCCCTGAAACGGGCGGGCGAAGAGGCCGAGAAGAAGCTTCACGAGGAGCTTGGCAAGGCCGAGCAGGCCAGCCAGCGGCGCATCGAGGTCGAGGTCAAGAAGGCCGTCGAAGAGGCGCTCGCTCCCAAGGAAGAGGACGCCGGAAGCAACGAGGAGGAGTCCTAGATGTCTGTCGAAACCACTGCGGTGGCGAAGAAATCCCTCTTCACCCCGTTCAATCTTATCGCAACGGTCATTCTCATCGCCGGGCTGGTGGTCACGGTGATGCGCTTCACCGGCGGCCTGGGCGCCGTCACCAACCTTGACCAGAACAACCCGTGGGGCATCTGGATCGGCTTCGACCTGCTCTGCGGCGTCGCGCTGGCCGCGGGCGGGTACACCACCTCCGCCGCCTGCTACCTCTTCGGACTGAAAAAATACCACGCCGGGGTCCGCCCGGCCATCCTGACCGCCTTCCTGGGCTATGCCCTGGTGGTCTTCGCCCTGGGCTACGACGTCGGCCGCCCCTGGCGGCTGCCCTACCCCATCTTCGTCCAGCAGGGCACCACGTCCCTGCTCTTCGAGGTGGGCCTGTGCGTCATGCTCTACCTGACCGTGCTGTTCATCGAATTCACGCCCGCCCTGTTCGAGTGGCTGGGCATGAGGAAGATCCGCAACATCGTGGTCAAGATGACCCTGGCCCTGACCATCCTGGGCGTGGTCCTGTCCACGCTGCACCAGTCTTCCCTGGGCGCGCTGTTCACCATCGCCCCCTCGAAGCTGCACCCGCTGTGGTATTCCCAGTACCTCCCGGTGTTCTTCTTCGTGTCGAGCATCTGCGCGGGCATGTCCATGGTCATCTTCGAGGGCACCCTCTCCCACAAGCCCATGCACCACTTGATGGACAAGGAGTACCTGGACAACCACGACGGCCTGATCCTGGGTTTCGGCAAGGCCGCTTCCCTCGTGCTGTTCGGGTACTTCGCCATCAAG
Proteins encoded:
- the hmcC gene encoding sulfate respiration complex protein HmcC, translated to MSVETTAVAKKSLFTPFNLIATVILIAGLVVTVMRFTGGLGAVTNLDQNNPWGIWIGFDLLCGVALAAGGYTTSAACYLFGLKKYHAGVRPAILTAFLGYALVVFALGYDVGRPWRLPYPIFVQQGTTSLLFEVGLCVMLYLTVLFIEFTPALFEWLGMRKIRNIVVKMTLALTILGVVLSTLHQSSLGALFTIAPSKLHPLWYSQYLPVFFFVSSICAGMSMVIFEGTLSHKPMHHLMDKEYLDNHDGLILGFGKAASLVLFGYFAIKLIGLAYDNNWHYLTTGFGAWYLVEMLGFVALPSFLYAVGVRDRNLTVIRWAAGLTVLGIVVNRFNISLVAFNYQLPAAQRYFPSWGEITISLFVVTLGVVVFRFISTRMPIFYEHPDYKGEH
- the hmcB gene encoding sulfate respiration complex iron-sulfur protein HmcB; this translates as MLRRTFLGLLGAAGASAALVKPTQAGNKHFGPHPDTHGVLFDATRCIGCRQCEQACNEVNELPAPDKPLDDLTVLDTERRTDEKTYTVVNKYQTALGPVFRKMQCNHCLEPACASACFVRAFKKQPNGAVTYDASVCVGCRYCMVACPFSIPAYEYDEPLTPRVRKCTMCYPRLMEGKLPGCVERCPKEALVFGKRDELIRIARERIAQYPDKYVDHVYGEHEMGGTSWMYLSGVPFTEIGMREDLGTASAPELTAGPLAAVPMVVGLWPVLLGGIYAVSKRNAKVANDERVKAVKDALKRAGEEAEKKLHEELGKAEQASQRRIEVEVKKAVEEALAPKEEDAGSNEEES
- the hmcA gene encoding sulfate respiration complex hexadecaheme cytochrome HmcA, which codes for MANGKRILRLTAIVIALAGVLGFQLEAMGMFDAASETAGRPDVIMIDTIAKLESLEQPAAVFRHDLHTKALKDQGMSCESCHKKDAEGSMTLAFDRLEDGARANMSASELKDMYHNGCISCHVKSEEKGFKTGPKAGECRSCHQERPEAADRVPAGMDNMLHFVHWDSKVIPADAGKDTNCGACHKKAGEEDSWRYSEAAKTEPLKDVFHSQCVTCHESMIEKKADRSGPVQCAGCHGEKETAERAVELAKNLKAMGGTLPRLPRKQPDAALMFHGEPGEIGTIVAFDHKSHEAVTDSCLTCHVDGVNAPLNKSYVAMHDASVDTSCVGCHIKEQAKPECAGCHAARSTVKQPSDATCGVCHTKVGDDLKPALTAEAPKEMKQAIAQRFVDARADKRPEAVAIDDIPDVVTIGTISDKYQPSKMPHRKIVLKLMEGMKDDPLATAFHSAPKAICSGCHHNSPAYATPKCSSCHTQTDGNRPSLKAAYHGQCMDCHKQMKLEKPASTNCVACHEKKTN